A single genomic interval of Pseudomonas sp. FeN3W harbors:
- a CDS encoding beta-glucosidase yields MHHPSLFDSFFLGGFECSTHRRGDGRRLDLLVATGHDRWAAEDYAALRRHGIRTVRDGLRWHLIEHTPGQYDWSSFLPMLQAAQRQGTQVIWDLCHYGWPDDIDIWRPPFVERFARYAAAAAQLIKDETGEVPFFAPLNEISFWAWAGGDEAYFNPMARGRGPELKHQLVRATIAAMQAIRAVEPRARFVQVDPAIHVIAGNDRPGPQRDAERFRQAQFEAWDMLCGEQWPGLGGAPEYLDIIGVNYYSNNQWYHGDGHTIERDNPDYRPFKGILREIWQRYQRPLLIAETGAEGDLRGDWLRYVSEQAGLAMQAGVPVEGICLYPVLDYPGWADERHCPVGLLGFPDEHGKRCVHQGLADELRLQQARFSQSNSTSRHAEALP; encoded by the coding sequence ATGCACCATCCCAGCCTGTTCGACAGTTTCTTCCTCGGCGGCTTCGAATGCTCGACCCATCGGCGCGGCGACGGTCGCCGGCTCGACCTGCTGGTCGCCACCGGGCATGACCGCTGGGCCGCCGAGGACTATGCCGCGCTGCGCCGCCACGGCATCCGCACGGTGCGCGACGGCCTGCGCTGGCACCTGATCGAGCACACGCCGGGGCAGTACGACTGGTCGAGCTTCCTGCCCATGCTGCAGGCGGCGCAGCGCCAGGGCACCCAGGTGATCTGGGACCTGTGCCATTACGGCTGGCCGGACGACATCGACATCTGGCGCCCGCCGTTCGTCGAGCGCTTCGCCCGCTATGCCGCGGCGGCCGCGCAGCTGATCAAGGACGAGACCGGCGAGGTGCCGTTCTTCGCACCGCTCAACGAAATCTCCTTCTGGGCCTGGGCTGGTGGCGACGAGGCCTACTTCAACCCGATGGCCCGCGGCCGCGGCCCTGAGCTCAAGCACCAGCTGGTGCGCGCCACCATTGCCGCGATGCAGGCGATCCGCGCGGTCGAGCCGCGGGCGCGTTTCGTCCAGGTCGATCCGGCCATTCATGTAATCGCGGGCAACGACCGGCCTGGTCCGCAGCGCGACGCCGAGCGCTTCCGCCAGGCGCAGTTCGAGGCCTGGGACATGCTCTGCGGCGAGCAATGGCCGGGACTCGGCGGCGCGCCGGAATACCTCGACATCATTGGCGTCAACTACTACTCGAACAACCAGTGGTACCACGGCGATGGCCACACCATCGAGCGCGACAACCCGGATTACCGACCCTTCAAGGGCATCCTGCGGGAGATCTGGCAGCGCTACCAGCGTCCGCTGCTGATCGCCGAGACCGGCGCCGAGGGCGACCTGCGTGGCGACTGGCTGCGCTATGTCAGCGAGCAGGCCGGGCTGGCGATGCAGGCTGGGGTGCCGGTGGAAGGCATCTGCCTGTATCCGGTGCTGGACTACCCCGGCTGGGCGGACGAGCGGCATTGTCCGGTCGGCTTGCTCGGCTTCCCCGACGAGCACGGCAAGCGCTGCGTGCACCAGGGGCTGGCCGATGAGCTGCGCCTGCAACAGGCGCGCTTCAGTCAGTCGAATTCCACGTCGCGCCACGCCGAAGCCCTACCGTGA
- a CDS encoding TAXI family TRAP transporter solute-binding subunit, whose translation MRLTKRLGLLAAAAAFTASTAAVAAPTFINILTGGTSGVYYPIGVALSQQYNKIDGAKTSVQATKASVENLNLLQAGRGELAFSLGDSVADAWNGVEDAGFKAPLKRLRAIAGTYNNYIQIVASEESGIKTLEDLKGKRISVGAPKSGTELNARAIFKAAGLDYKDMGRVEFLPYAESVELIKNRQLDATLQSSGLGMAAIRDLASTMPVTFVEIPAAVVEKIESDAYQAGVIPAGTYDGQDADVPTVAITNILVSHEKVSDEVAYQMTKLMFDNLSALGNAHSAAKDIKLENATKNLPIPLHPGAERFYKEAGVLK comes from the coding sequence ATGAGACTGACCAAACGCCTGGGCCTGCTCGCTGCCGCTGCGGCCTTCACCGCCAGCACCGCGGCTGTCGCTGCGCCGACCTTCATCAACATCCTCACCGGCGGCACCAGCGGTGTGTACTACCCGATCGGCGTGGCCCTGTCGCAGCAGTACAACAAGATCGACGGCGCCAAGACTTCCGTGCAGGCCACCAAGGCTTCGGTGGAAAACCTCAACCTGCTGCAGGCCGGCCGTGGCGAACTGGCCTTCTCCCTGGGTGACTCGGTGGCCGACGCCTGGAACGGTGTCGAGGACGCCGGCTTCAAGGCGCCGCTCAAGCGCCTGCGCGCCATCGCCGGTACCTACAACAACTACATCCAGATCGTTGCCAGCGAAGAGTCCGGCATCAAGACCCTGGAAGACCTCAAGGGCAAGCGCATCTCCGTCGGCGCGCCGAAGTCCGGCACCGAGCTGAACGCCCGCGCCATCTTCAAGGCCGCCGGCCTGGACTACAAGGACATGGGCCGCGTCGAGTTCCTGCCCTACGCCGAGTCGGTCGAGCTGATCAAGAACCGCCAGCTGGACGCCACCCTGCAGTCCTCGGGCCTGGGCATGGCCGCCATCCGCGACCTGGCCAGCACCATGCCGGTGACCTTCGTCGAGATTCCGGCCGCCGTGGTCGAGAAGATCGAGAGCGACGCCTACCAGGCCGGCGTGATCCCGGCCGGCACCTACGACGGTCAGGATGCCGACGTTCCTACCGTGGCCATCACCAACATCCTGGTCAGCCATGAGAAGGTCTCCGACGAAGTGGCCTACCAGATGACCAAGCTGATGTTCGACAACCTGTCGGCCCTGGGCAACGCCCACTCCGCCGCCAAGGACATCAAGCTGGAAAACGCCACCAAGAACCTGCCGATTCCGCTGCACCCGGGTGCCGAGCGCTTCTACAAGGAAGCTGGAGTTCTCAAGTAA
- a CDS encoding DUF1850 domain-containing protein, whose translation MIGLCLGLAGVVWAEVPTPTFTLAWNHTIEKIRWEEDYRVTPDGLLLGEARVKGSGAGMEIPDDAELRDGAWHYQRQMPALPLLRLGRTPEAGDYQLCFDQRCHAMSEWLGPPQADQPTLEVWGCTVQAASVGND comes from the coding sequence GTGATCGGTCTGTGCCTGGGGCTGGCCGGTGTGGTGTGGGCCGAAGTGCCCACGCCCACCTTCACCCTGGCGTGGAACCACACGATCGAGAAGATCCGCTGGGAAGAGGATTACCGCGTGACGCCGGACGGGCTGCTGCTCGGCGAAGCGCGGGTCAAGGGTTCTGGTGCCGGGATGGAGATTCCGGATGACGCCGAACTGCGCGACGGGGCCTGGCACTACCAGCGCCAGATGCCAGCGTTGCCACTCCTGCGCCTGGGGCGAACCCCCGAGGCAGGGGATTACCAACTGTGTTTTGACCAGCGTTGCCACGCGATGAGCGAATGGCTAGGCCCGCCACAAGCGGACCAGCCGACGCTGGAAGTCTGGGGCTGTACCGTGCAAGCGGCGAGTGTCGGGAACGATTGA
- the glf gene encoding UDP-galactopyranose mutase, whose amino-acid sequence MRDMSPQDSNPERLGAGAGDQPQARRRGFDYLIVGAGFAGSVLAERLARGLNKRVLVVDRRPHIAGNAYDYHDESGVLIHRYGPHIFHTNAQRIVDYLSQFTEWRPYEHRVLAQVDGQQVPIPINMTTLNRLYGLNMSSEEEAADFLASRAEPVENIQTSEDVVINGIGRELYQKFFRGYTRKQWGLDPSQLDKSVTSRIPTRTNTDDRYFTDSFQQMPKHGYTKMFEKMLAHPNIKVMLNTDYREIRDEVQHDQLIFCGPIDEYFDYRFGKLPYRSLKFEHKQLEQERFQAVGTVNYPSEDVPYTRISEYKHLTGQVHPKTSITYEYPAAEGDPYYPIPRPENAELYKRYQQLADETPGVTFVGRLGTYKYYNMDQVVGQALALYKRIEEAERAMAPVVG is encoded by the coding sequence ATGCGCGATATGAGCCCGCAGGACAGCAACCCGGAACGTCTCGGCGCAGGCGCGGGCGACCAGCCACAGGCGCGCAGGCGTGGCTTCGATTACCTGATCGTCGGCGCCGGTTTCGCCGGCAGCGTGCTCGCCGAGCGGCTGGCCAGGGGCTTGAACAAGCGCGTGCTGGTGGTCGACCGGCGGCCGCACATCGCCGGCAACGCCTACGACTACCACGACGAGTCCGGCGTGCTGATCCACCGCTACGGCCCGCACATCTTCCACACCAATGCCCAGCGCATCGTCGACTACCTCTCGCAGTTCACCGAGTGGCGCCCCTATGAGCATCGCGTGCTGGCGCAGGTGGACGGCCAGCAGGTGCCGATTCCGATCAACATGACCACGCTGAATCGGCTCTACGGCCTGAACATGAGCAGCGAAGAGGAAGCGGCGGATTTTCTCGCCAGCCGCGCCGAGCCGGTGGAAAACATCCAGACCAGCGAGGATGTGGTGATCAACGGCATCGGCCGCGAGCTGTACCAGAAGTTCTTTCGCGGCTACACCCGCAAGCAATGGGGCCTGGACCCGTCGCAGCTGGACAAGTCGGTGACCTCGCGCATCCCCACGCGCACCAACACCGATGACCGTTACTTCACCGACAGCTTCCAGCAGATGCCCAAGCACGGCTACACGAAGATGTTCGAGAAGATGCTGGCGCATCCGAACATCAAGGTGATGCTCAACACCGATTACCGCGAGATCCGCGACGAGGTGCAGCATGACCAGCTGATCTTCTGCGGGCCGATCGACGAGTACTTCGACTACCGCTTCGGCAAGCTGCCGTACCGCTCGCTGAAGTTCGAGCACAAGCAGCTCGAGCAGGAACGGTTCCAGGCCGTGGGCACGGTCAACTACCCCAGCGAAGACGTGCCCTACACACGCATCAGCGAATACAAGCACCTGACCGGGCAGGTGCACCCGAAGACCAGCATCACCTACGAGTACCCCGCGGCCGAGGGCGATCCCTACTACCCGATCCCGCGGCCGGAAAATGCCGAGCTGTACAAGCGCTACCAGCAGCTGGCGGACGAGACGCCCGGCGTGACCTTCGTCGGCCGCCTCGGCACCTACAAGTACTACAACATGGATCAGGTGGTGGGGCAGGCGCTGGCGCTGTACAAGCGCATCGAGGAAGCCGAACGCGCCATGGCGCCGGTCGTGGGTTGA
- a CDS encoding ABC transporter ATP-binding protein, with amino-acid sequence MNQAAGVPQAKPEELPLPSRPVAFLWHYICTRPWHFGGLLALIIGAASCAVAVQYGMKLLVDAMAQGTADRASANVWWPLGLFIGLIVTENVLWRLGGWLGCRTVVASVVDIRVDLFKHLTGHPMRYFTEHFAGSLGNRISAVGQAAGAIYGGLAWKIVPPIVDFLGAVVVLLTVDVRMAVALIGFVAIVAALITGFGIRGRAKHQRFAAQSARVGGELVDAVSNVWTIKAFSARYREAERLAHEIGYEARAQRRSWMYLEKARVMHDICLSVMAGGMLVWAIKLWIAGTVTAGDVVLVSALTFRILHGSRDLALALVDTTQQIGAIDDTLRIIVQPHGLDDSDNRLMLAEGDITFERIRFAYPGRGVVFEDLDLHIPAGQKVGVVGSSGAGKSTLINLLQRLDDVQGGRILVDGQDIRSVSQDSLREKIAVVPQETALFNRSIRENIRYGRPDASDEEVIEAARSAFCDGFIRELPEGYETLVGERGVMLSGGQRQRLGIARAFLKDAPILILDEATSALDTQSEGEIQAALNLLVHNRTVVAVAHRLSTLASFDRILVLRDGRIVEDGPPHELRRRGGEFAALWRMQAEGFTPQTDVVP; translated from the coding sequence GTGAACCAGGCGGCCGGCGTGCCTCAGGCCAAGCCGGAAGAGCTGCCGCTACCCAGCCGCCCGGTCGCCTTCCTCTGGCACTACATCTGCACCCGGCCTTGGCATTTCGGCGGGTTGCTGGCGCTGATCATCGGTGCGGCCAGCTGCGCGGTGGCGGTGCAGTACGGCATGAAACTGCTGGTCGATGCCATGGCGCAGGGCACGGCGGATCGCGCATCGGCCAATGTCTGGTGGCCGCTGGGGTTGTTCATCGGCCTGATCGTCACCGAGAACGTGCTGTGGCGCCTCGGCGGTTGGCTCGGCTGTCGCACCGTGGTGGCCAGCGTGGTGGATATCCGCGTCGACCTGTTCAAGCACCTGACCGGCCATCCGATGCGCTATTTCACCGAGCACTTCGCCGGCTCGCTGGGCAATCGCATCTCCGCCGTCGGCCAGGCTGCAGGCGCGATCTACGGCGGCCTGGCGTGGAAGATCGTGCCGCCGATCGTCGACTTCCTCGGTGCGGTGGTGGTGCTGCTCACGGTGGACGTGCGCATGGCCGTGGCGCTGATCGGCTTCGTCGCCATCGTTGCCGCGCTGATCACCGGTTTCGGCATTCGCGGTCGCGCCAAACACCAACGGTTCGCCGCGCAATCGGCACGGGTCGGCGGCGAGCTGGTGGACGCGGTCTCCAATGTCTGGACCATCAAGGCGTTTTCCGCCCGCTACCGCGAGGCCGAGCGCCTGGCCCACGAGATCGGCTACGAAGCCCGCGCCCAGCGGCGCAGCTGGATGTATCTGGAAAAGGCGCGGGTGATGCACGACATCTGCCTGTCGGTGATGGCCGGCGGCATGCTGGTGTGGGCGATCAAGCTGTGGATCGCCGGCACGGTGACCGCCGGTGACGTCGTGCTGGTCAGCGCGCTGACCTTTCGCATCCTGCACGGCTCGCGGGATCTGGCCCTGGCGCTGGTGGACACGACGCAGCAGATCGGCGCCATCGACGATACCCTGCGCATCATCGTGCAGCCCCATGGCCTGGACGACAGCGACAATCGGCTGATGCTCGCCGAGGGCGACATCACCTTCGAACGCATCCGCTTCGCCTATCCGGGCCGCGGCGTGGTGTTCGAGGATCTCGACCTGCACATTCCGGCGGGGCAGAAGGTCGGCGTGGTGGGCTCGTCCGGGGCTGGCAAGTCGACCCTGATCAACCTGCTGCAGCGCCTCGACGATGTGCAGGGCGGGCGCATCCTGGTCGACGGCCAGGACATCCGCAGCGTCAGCCAGGACAGCCTGCGCGAGAAGATCGCCGTGGTGCCGCAGGAGACCGCGCTGTTCAACCGCAGCATCCGCGAGAACATTCGCTACGGGCGTCCGGATGCCAGCGACGAGGAAGTGATCGAGGCGGCGCGCAGTGCTTTCTGCGACGGCTTCATCCGCGAGCTGCCAGAGGGTTACGAGACCCTGGTCGGCGAGCGCGGGGTGATGCTCTCCGGCGGCCAGCGACAGCGCCTGGGCATCGCCCGGGCGTTCCTCAAGGACGCACCGATCCTGATCCTCGACGAGGCCACCTCGGCGCTGGATACCCAGTCCGAAGGCGAGATCCAGGCGGCGCTCAACCTGCTGGTGCACAACCGCACCGTGGTCGCGGTGGCGCACCGCTTGTCCACCCTGGCGAGCTTCGACCGCATCCTCGTGTTGCGCGACGGCCGCATCGTCGAAGACGGCCCGCCGCACGAGTTGCGCCGCCGCGGCGGTGAGTTCGCCGCACTATGGCGCATGCAGGCCGAAGGCTTTACCCCGCAGACCGATGTGGTGCCATGA
- a CDS encoding DNA methylase, producing the protein MSAEISAKDLGIDMSDGEHALFKWFLASFLFGKRIQQDIAAEAYRVIVDKHKRDTPRKLSNCSWQQLVDMLGEGHYVRYDESTAERLLKLCEKLNQEYGGKLGRIHELSENRKDLERRLAEFEGIGPKTVEIFMREAARVWY; encoded by the coding sequence ATGAGCGCGGAAATCAGCGCCAAGGATCTGGGCATCGACATGAGTGACGGTGAGCACGCGCTGTTCAAGTGGTTTCTCGCCAGCTTTCTGTTCGGCAAGCGCATCCAGCAGGACATCGCCGCCGAGGCGTATCGCGTGATCGTCGACAAGCACAAGCGCGATACGCCGCGAAAGCTGAGCAACTGCAGCTGGCAGCAGCTGGTGGACATGCTCGGCGAAGGGCACTACGTACGCTACGACGAGTCCACCGCCGAGCGGTTGCTCAAGCTCTGCGAGAAGCTCAACCAGGAATATGGCGGCAAGCTCGGGCGCATCCATGAACTCAGCGAGAACCGCAAGGACCTGGAACGGCGGCTGGCGGAATTCGAGGGGATCGGGCCGAAGACCGTGGAAATCTTCATGCGCGAGGCCGCCAGGGTCTGGTACTGA
- a CDS encoding dodecin family protein gives MSDHHTYKKVEIVGSSRNSVDEAIQNGIAEASKSLQNVEWFEVGEIRGHVENGKVGHFQVTMKVGFRLENS, from the coding sequence ATGTCGGATCATCACACGTACAAGAAGGTTGAAATCGTCGGCTCCTCGCGCAACAGCGTCGATGAGGCGATCCAGAACGGTATCGCCGAGGCGTCCAAGTCTCTGCAGAACGTCGAATGGTTCGAGGTCGGCGAAATCCGTGGGCACGTCGAGAACGGCAAGGTCGGTCACTTCCAGGTGACCATGAAAGTCGGCTTCCGCCTCGAGAACAGCTGA
- a CDS encoding TRAP transporter permease, whose product MSESQGLHASPSEWPRALFYVALLFSIYQIVTAAFHPVSSQVLRAGHVGFLLLLVFLCYPARGNGKPFQPVAWLLGLAGFATFFYQWYFEADLIQRSGDMTTTDMVVGLTLIVLVFEAARRVMGIALPIICGLFLAYGLFGEYLPGDLAHRGYYLDQIVNQLSFGTEGLYGTPTYVSATYIFLFILFGSFLEQAGMIKLFTDFAMGLFGHKLGGPAKVSVVSSALMGTITGSGVANVVTTGQFTIPLMKRFGYRPAFAGGVEATSSMGSQIMPPVMGAVAFIMAETINVPFVEIAKAALIPALLYFGSVFWMVHLEAKRAGLKGLPKDECPSAWAAVKERWYLLIPLVVLVWLLFSGRTPMFAGTIGLALTAIVILGSAIILKVSSFGLRIAFWIALGLLCAGFFQLGIGVIFGVIAALVAVCWFIKGGRDTLIICLHALVEGARHAVPVGIACALVGVIIGIVSLTGVASTFAGYILAVGQDNLFLSLLLTMLTCLVLGMGIPTIPNYIITSSIAAPALLDLGVPLIVSHMFVFYFGIMADLTPPVALACFAAAPIAKEKGLKISMWAIRIAIAGFIVPFMAVYNPALMMQGGDWGATLYMLFKAAFAIGLWGAVFTGYLQRPMALWEKVLGFVAGAAMILATPMSDEIGFALGAIFLAQHIWRARRAEPAAA is encoded by the coding sequence ATGAGCGAAAGCCAAGGGCTGCACGCCAGTCCCAGCGAATGGCCGAGGGCGCTGTTCTATGTCGCCCTGCTGTTCTCCATCTATCAGATCGTCACCGCCGCCTTTCACCCGGTGTCCAGCCAGGTGCTGCGCGCCGGTCACGTCGGTTTCCTGTTGCTGCTGGTGTTCCTCTGCTATCCGGCCCGCGGCAACGGCAAGCCGTTCCAGCCAGTGGCCTGGCTGCTCGGCCTGGCCGGTTTCGCCACCTTCTTCTACCAGTGGTATTTCGAGGCGGACCTGATCCAGCGCTCCGGCGACATGACCACCACCGACATGGTGGTCGGCCTGACGCTGATCGTGCTGGTGTTCGAGGCCGCCCGCCGAGTCATGGGCATCGCCCTGCCGATCATCTGCGGGCTGTTCCTCGCCTACGGCCTGTTCGGTGAGTACCTGCCCGGTGATCTCGCGCACCGCGGCTATTACCTGGACCAGATCGTCAACCAGCTGTCGTTCGGCACCGAAGGCCTGTACGGCACGCCGACCTACGTCTCGGCGACCTACATCTTCCTCTTCATCCTGTTCGGCTCGTTCCTCGAGCAGGCCGGGATGATCAAGCTGTTCACCGACTTCGCCATGGGTCTGTTCGGCCACAAGCTCGGCGGCCCGGCCAAGGTCTCGGTGGTGTCCTCGGCGCTGATGGGCACCATCACCGGTTCCGGCGTGGCCAACGTGGTCACCACCGGCCAGTTCACCATCCCGCTGATGAAGCGCTTCGGTTATCGCCCGGCCTTCGCCGGCGGCGTCGAGGCCACCTCGTCGATGGGCAGCCAGATCATGCCGCCGGTGATGGGCGCGGTGGCGTTCATCATGGCCGAGACCATCAACGTGCCCTTCGTCGAGATCGCCAAGGCCGCGCTGATTCCGGCGCTGCTGTACTTCGGCTCGGTGTTCTGGATGGTCCATCTGGAAGCCAAGCGCGCTGGCCTCAAGGGCCTGCCGAAGGACGAGTGCCCGAGTGCCTGGGCCGCGGTGAAGGAGCGCTGGTACCTGCTGATCCCGCTGGTGGTGCTGGTCTGGCTGCTGTTCTCCGGACGCACGCCGATGTTCGCCGGCACCATCGGCCTGGCGCTGACGGCGATCGTCATCCTCGGCTCGGCGATCATCCTCAAGGTGTCGTCGTTCGGCCTGCGCATCGCCTTCTGGATCGCCCTCGGCCTGCTCTGCGCCGGCTTCTTCCAGCTCGGCATCGGGGTGATCTTCGGCGTCATCGCCGCGCTGGTAGCGGTGTGCTGGTTCATCAAGGGCGGCCGCGACACGCTGATCATCTGCCTGCACGCGCTGGTGGAAGGTGCGCGCCATGCGGTACCGGTGGGTATCGCCTGCGCCCTGGTCGGCGTGATCATCGGCATCGTTTCGCTGACTGGCGTGGCCTCGACCTTCGCCGGTTACATCCTCGCCGTGGGCCAGGACAACCTGTTCCTCTCGCTGCTGCTGACCATGCTGACCTGTCTGGTGCTGGGCATGGGCATCCCGACCATTCCCAACTACATCATCACCAGCTCGATCGCCGCACCCGCGCTGCTCGACCTTGGCGTGCCGCTGATCGTCTCGCACATGTTCGTCTTCTACTTCGGCATCATGGCCGACCTGACTCCGCCGGTGGCGCTGGCCTGCTTCGCCGCCGCGCCGATCGCCAAGGAGAAGGGCCTGAAGATCAGCATGTGGGCCATCCGCATCGCCATCGCCGGTTTCATCGTGCCGTTCATGGCGGTGTACAACCCGGCGCTGATGATGCAAGGCGGGGACTGGGGCGCCACGCTGTACATGCTGTTCAAGGCGGCGTTCGCCATCGGCCTGTGGGGCGCGGTGTTCACCGGCTACCTGCAGCGGCCCATGGCGCTGTGGGAGAAAGTGCTGGGCTTCGTCGCCGGTGCGGCGATGATCCTCGCCACGCCGATGAGTGACGAGATCGGCTTCGCCCTCGGCGCGATCTTCCTCGCTCAGCACATCTGGCGCGCCCGTCGCGCCGAGCCGGCGGCGGCGTGA
- a CDS encoding KTSC domain-containing protein, which produces MKRVAVNSSSLRALGYDPEQQVLEVEFSSGALYRYEAVPPEAVQALLDADSLGRHFNQVFKPQHYRYRRVE; this is translated from the coding sequence ATGAAGCGTGTCGCGGTGAATTCCAGCAGCCTGCGCGCGCTCGGCTACGACCCCGAGCAGCAGGTGCTGGAAGTGGAGTTCAGCAGCGGCGCGCTGTACCGCTATGAAGCGGTCCCGCCCGAAGCGGTGCAGGCCTTGCTCGACGCCGACTCGCTGGGCCGGCATTTCAACCAGGTGTTCAAGCCGCAGCATTACCGCTATCGGCGCGTTGAGTGA
- a CDS encoding LLM class flavin-dependent oxidoreductase → MSRIANTRFSALDLAPIRDDGTPAQALHNALALARHVEGLGFQRFWVAEHHNMDGIASAATAVLLGYLAANTTRIRLGAGGVMLPNHAPLVIAEQFGTLEALYPGRIDLGLGRAPGADQFTAHALRRDRMGSADDFPQDVEELELLLGPRQPNQRVIAMPGVNSNIPIWLLGSSLFSAQLAAAKGLPYAFASHFAPRYMHQAIKLYRDNFKPSAVLDKPYVMLGVPLIAADSDEQAEYLVTSVYQRILSLIRGQSLVLRPPVQSMQGLWLPHEQQAVGDFLGLALIGGPEKVRARLEVLLEQTQADELIFTCDLYETTDRHRAFEIVADLRQ, encoded by the coding sequence ATGTCCCGCATTGCAAACACCCGCTTTTCCGCGCTCGACCTGGCGCCGATCCGCGACGACGGCACGCCGGCCCAGGCGCTGCACAATGCGCTGGCCCTGGCACGTCACGTCGAGGGGCTCGGCTTCCAGCGCTTCTGGGTGGCCGAGCACCACAACATGGACGGCATCGCCAGTGCCGCCACCGCGGTATTGCTCGGCTACCTGGCCGCCAATACCACGCGCATCCGCCTCGGTGCCGGCGGGGTGATGCTGCCGAACCACGCGCCACTGGTGATCGCCGAGCAGTTCGGCACCCTGGAAGCGCTCTACCCGGGCCGCATCGACCTCGGGCTCGGTCGCGCCCCCGGTGCCGATCAGTTCACTGCCCATGCGCTGCGCCGCGACCGCATGGGCAGCGCCGACGATTTCCCGCAGGACGTCGAGGAGCTGGAGCTGCTGCTCGGTCCGCGCCAGCCCAATCAGCGCGTCATCGCCATGCCGGGAGTGAACAGCAACATACCGATCTGGCTACTCGGCTCCAGCCTGTTCAGCGCCCAGCTGGCCGCGGCCAAGGGCCTGCCCTACGCCTTCGCCTCGCACTTCGCGCCGCGCTACATGCACCAGGCGATCAAGCTCTATCGCGACAACTTCAAGCCCTCGGCGGTGCTCGACAAGCCCTACGTGATGCTCGGCGTGCCGCTGATCGCCGCCGACAGCGACGAGCAGGCCGAGTACCTGGTGACCAGCGTCTACCAGCGCATCCTCTCGCTGATCCGCGGCCAGAGCCTGGTGCTGCGCCCACCGGTGCAGAGCATGCAGGGCCTGTGGCTACCGCATGAGCAGCAGGCGGTGGGCGACTTCCTCGGCCTGGCGCTGATCGGCGGTCCGGAAAAGGTTCGCGCCCGCCTTGAGGTGCTGCTCGAGCAGACCCAGGCCGACGAGCTGATTTTCACCTGCGATCTCTACGAGACCACTGACCGCCACCGCGCCTTCGAGATCGTCGCCGACCTGCGCCAGTAG
- a CDS encoding glycosyltransferase family 1 protein, with amino-acid sequence MSWAGPFQYDIGKSRNAQQAPAEVVFDDQIPTLLCLSHLRWSFVYQRPQHLMSRFARDYNVLFHEEPIPTEDAQPWLEVRPEENGVQVLIPRLPAGCEGGEAIRVQRQLLDDYLEKLGVGELMLWYYTPMSLAFSDHLAPNLIVYDCMDELSAFRGAPPQLIEREVELMCRANLVFTGGYSLYEAKRQRHDNAHPFPSSVDVEHFAAARRPQHDPDDQAEIPHPRLGFYGVIDERLDLELIEQVARMKPEWQIVLVGPVVKIDPAELPQRDNIHYLGGKTYDELPQYLSGWDVAIMPFALNESTRFISPTKTPEYLAGGCPVVSTPITDVLRTYGDTGIVRIADSAEAFVAASEAALADAEDRDGLLAKADEILGDMSWDHTWSLMKEKMQCAI; translated from the coding sequence ATGAGTTGGGCCGGCCCGTTCCAGTACGACATCGGTAAATCCCGCAACGCGCAGCAGGCGCCGGCCGAAGTGGTCTTCGATGATCAGATCCCGACGCTGCTGTGCCTCTCGCACCTACGCTGGAGCTTCGTCTACCAGCGCCCGCAGCACCTGATGTCGCGCTTCGCCCGCGACTACAACGTGCTCTTCCATGAAGAACCCATTCCCACCGAGGATGCCCAGCCCTGGCTGGAAGTGCGCCCCGAGGAGAACGGCGTACAGGTGCTGATCCCGCGCCTGCCGGCCGGTTGCGAGGGCGGTGAGGCGATTCGCGTGCAACGCCAGCTGCTCGACGACTACCTGGAAAAACTCGGCGTCGGTGAGCTGATGCTCTGGTACTACACGCCAATGAGCCTGGCCTTCTCCGATCACCTGGCGCCGAACCTGATCGTCTACGACTGCATGGACGAGCTCTCGGCGTTTCGCGGGGCGCCGCCGCAGCTGATCGAGCGCGAGGTGGAGCTGATGTGCCGTGCCAACCTGGTCTTCACCGGCGGCTACAGCCTCTACGAGGCCAAGCGCCAGCGCCACGACAACGCCCACCCGTTCCCCAGCAGCGTGGATGTCGAGCACTTCGCCGCCGCGCGCCGGCCGCAGCATGACCCGGATGACCAGGCGGAAATCCCCCATCCGCGTCTGGGCTTCTACGGCGTGATCGACGAACGCCTGGACCTCGAACTGATCGAGCAGGTCGCGCGGATGAAGCCGGAGTGGCAGATCGTCCTGGTCGGCCCGGTGGTCAAGATCGACCCCGCCGAGCTGCCGCAGCGCGACAACATCCACTACCTGGGCGGCAAGACCTACGACGAGCTGCCGCAATACTTGTCCGGCTGGGACGTGGCGATCATGCCGTTCGCGCTGAACGAATCGACCCGCTTCATCAGCCCGACCAAGACCCCCGAATACCTGGCCGGCGGCTGCCCGGTGGTGTCCACGCCGATCACCGATGTGCTGCGCACCTACGGCGACACCGGCATCGTGCGCATCGCCGACAGCGCCGAAGCGTTCGTCGCCGCCAGCGAAGCCGCCCTGGCCGATGCCGAAGACCGTGACGGTCTCCTGGCCAAGGCCGACGAGATCCTCGGCGACATGTCCTGGGATCACACCTGGAGCCTGATGAAGGAAAAAATGCAATGCGCGATATGA